One genomic segment of Sulfurimonas sp. includes these proteins:
- the ubiE gene encoding bifunctional demethylmenaquinone methyltransferase/2-methoxy-6-polyprenyl-1,4-benzoquinol methylase UbiE has translation MEKQEKIVSMFDNIAPTYDTANRVMSMGVDKSWRRKACDLAYGFYAQDSIDKIVDVACGTGDMMDFWKKRSETNGIAVGEIVGVDPSNGMVAVAREKFPKFNYYISKATEIPLQDSSADILSITYGIRNVVEREAALREFNRVLKQGGLVVILEFMKNENPSMLGKIRDFYMNKVLPKIGGFISKNLEAYEYLPNSIEDFSTVENMKKELMEAGFEIVYAKSFSMDISTLLIARKK, from the coding sequence ATGGAAAAACAAGAAAAAATAGTATCGATGTTTGATAATATCGCACCTACATACGATACTGCAAATCGTGTTATGAGCATGGGAGTAGATAAGAGCTGGAGAAGAAAGGCTTGTGATTTAGCTTACGGCTTTTATGCGCAAGACTCTATTGATAAAATAGTGGATGTTGCTTGCGGAACCGGCGACATGATGGATTTTTGGAAAAAAAGATCGGAGACAAACGGTATAGCCGTAGGCGAGATAGTAGGCGTAGATCCCTCAAATGGAATGGTTGCGGTTGCAAGAGAGAAATTTCCTAAATTTAACTACTATATATCAAAGGCAACTGAAATTCCTCTTCAAGATAGCAGTGCCGATATCCTAAGTATCACATACGGTATCAGAAATGTCGTTGAGAGAGAAGCAGCCTTAAGGGAGTTTAACAGAGTTTTAAAACAGGGCGGTCTTGTAGTGATACTTGAGTTTATGAAAAACGAAAATCCGTCAATGCTTGGAAAAATCAGAGATTTTTACATGAATAAAGTTTTGCCGAAAATCGGCGGTTTTATCTCTAAAAACCTAGAAGCGTACGAATATCTGCCAAACTCCATAGAAGATTTTTCAACAGTTGAAAATATGAAAAAAGAGCTTATGGAAGCAGGATTTGAGATTGTCTATGCAAAGAGTTTCTCAATGGATATCTCAACCCTCTTAATAGCAAGAAAAAAATAG
- the xseA gene encoding exodeoxyribonuclease VII large subunit, translating to MYTLSVSSLNEQIKTLLESTFERVLVEGELSRITFHNSGHIYFTLKDESSTIKAVIFKANAAKLKFQLQEGLKVVLDGAVTLYKPRGEYQINCFSIQPSGHGALALAFEQLKNKLSSQGYFEVSRKKQLPKFPKRVALITSATGAALQDMLRVAQNRYRALEIDIYDVLVQGENAAPSIVKALSLADTKGYDIIVIGRGGGSMEDLWAFNEEIVADAIFKALTPIVSAVGHEIDWVISDFVADLRAPTPSAAMQMILPDTNELYQYIDSLSSAFTQRIEQKIYNSKQELAHLANLYLQHSIEKKITQKIDEIKQIRETLNQTISFKMQSFSKDMELLIDRFPYMIENKINIAQNQVSNLQKMLESNHPKFRSKKGFAQISKDSKVIDIASLKLDEIFDLMSDEVIVSAKVLKKIDIKGLV from the coding sequence TTGTATACCCTAAGTGTCTCTTCGCTCAATGAGCAGATAAAAACTCTGCTTGAAAGTACATTTGAGAGAGTTTTGGTCGAGGGGGAACTTTCTCGCATAACTTTTCATAACAGCGGACATATCTATTTTACGCTCAAAGATGAATCTTCAACCATTAAAGCCGTTATATTTAAAGCAAACGCCGCGAAACTAAAATTTCAACTCCAAGAGGGTTTAAAAGTAGTTCTTGACGGAGCGGTAACACTTTATAAGCCGCGCGGCGAGTATCAGATAAACTGTTTTTCGATTCAGCCTTCCGGTCACGGCGCTTTGGCATTGGCGTTCGAGCAGTTAAAAAACAAACTATCGTCTCAGGGCTATTTTGAAGTTTCCAGAAAAAAACAACTTCCCAAATTTCCAAAAAGAGTCGCTCTTATAACCTCTGCGACGGGTGCGGCTTTGCAAGATATGCTCAGGGTCGCTCAAAACAGATACAGAGCTTTGGAAATTGATATTTATGATGTTTTGGTTCAGGGAGAAAATGCTGCTCCTTCCATCGTAAAAGCTCTCTCTTTAGCCGATACCAAAGGGTATGACATTATCGTGATAGGGCGAGGCGGCGGAAGCATGGAAGATCTATGGGCTTTTAATGAAGAGATAGTGGCAGATGCGATTTTTAAAGCCCTAACTCCCATCGTTTCAGCGGTTGGACATGAGATAGACTGGGTGATAAGCGATTTTGTAGCAGACCTTAGAGCGCCTACGCCTAGTGCGGCTATGCAGATGATATTGCCCGATACAAATGAACTATACCAATATATTGACTCTCTTTCATCCGCTTTTACTCAAAGGATAGAACAAAAAATCTATAATTCCAAACAGGAGCTTGCACATCTTGCAAATCTATATTTGCAACACTCCATTGAGAAAAAAATAACTCAAAAAATAGATGAAATCAAGCAGATAAGAGAGACGCTAAATCAAACGATTTCATTTAAGATGCAAAGCTTTAGTAAAGATATGGAACTCTTAATAGATAGATTTCCTTATATGATTGAGAATAAAATCAATATTGCTCAAAATCAAGTGTCAAATTTGCAAAAAATGTTAGAATCCAACCATCCAAAATTCAGAAGTAAAAAGGGTTTTGCGCAGATTTCTAAAGATTCTAAAGTTATTGATATTGCTTCGCTTAAATTAGATGAAATCTTTGATTTGATGAGTGATGAAGTTATCGTAAGCGCAAAAGTTCTTAAAAAAATAGATATAAAGGGGTTAGTATGA
- a CDS encoding FmdE family protein gives MKYPEFFNSVESIKVVDPLSNVLGAFEDGIYEFTFLDAVKSAGHSCPTVAGAYLITLEGLKALYPNSLAVRGEIKVKFKESLEDGVAGVISNVVSQITGATDKSGFKGLAGKFARHSLMDFNADINSSVRFTRVDSGKSVDVYYDPSSIGGNPKMQQLMQKMMGGMANKEEIKEFGALWQERVKRIFENKSSVVKVVEL, from the coding sequence ATGAAATATCCGGAGTTTTTTAACAGCGTAGAGAGTATTAAAGTTGTAGATCCGCTCTCAAATGTTTTAGGTGCATTTGAAGACGGCATATATGAGTTTACATTTTTAGATGCAGTAAAATCTGCAGGGCATAGTTGTCCTACGGTTGCAGGTGCTTATTTAATCACTTTGGAGGGATTAAAAGCTCTCTATCCAAACTCTTTAGCCGTTAGAGGGGAGATTAAAGTTAAGTTTAAAGAGTCTCTTGAGGATGGAGTTGCCGGTGTAATCAGCAATGTTGTTTCCCAGATCACGGGTGCAACCGACAAAAGCGGTTTTAAAGGGCTGGCAGGGAAATTTGCAAGACACTCTTTGATGGATTTCAATGCAGATATCAATTCGTCGGTTAGATTTACAAGGGTCGACAGCGGTAAAAGTGTAGATGTATATTATGATCCTTCATCAATCGGCGGAAACCCTAAAATGCAGCAGTTGATGCAAAAAATGATGGGCGGTATGGCGAACAAGGAAGAGATAAAAGAGTTCGGTGCGCTCTGGCAAGAGAGAGTTAAGAGAATATTTGAAAACAAATCCAGCGTTGTTAAAGTCGTAGAACTGTAA
- a CDS encoding methylated-DNA--[protein]-cysteine S-methyltransferase yields the protein MKSSSFVRIIATPIGTMIAEADNDVLTCLDFIDDLSVANENSNHTLLTQLEVELGEYFAKKRQIFTIPLSPSGTIFQKGVWDTLLKIPYGSTLSYADEAKIFGNPKATRAVANANSKNPISILIPCHRVISSNGSIGGYSGGLWRKEFLLSLEKE from the coding sequence GTGAAATCATCTTCTTTTGTACGCATTATTGCAACCCCCATCGGTACGATGATAGCCGAAGCCGACAACGATGTTCTTACTTGTCTTGATTTTATAGACGACTTGTCTGTGGCGAATGAGAACTCAAACCATACGCTTTTAACTCAATTAGAAGTGGAGCTTGGGGAATACTTTGCAAAAAAACGACAGATTTTTACCATACCGCTCTCTCCAAGCGGAACTATATTTCAAAAGGGTGTTTGGGATACGCTGTTAAAAATACCGTACGGTTCAACACTGTCTTACGCGGATGAGGCAAAAATATTCGGCAATCCAAAAGCCACAAGAGCCGTTGCAAATGCAAACTCTAAAAATCCCATCTCTATCCTTATCCCGTGTCACCGCGTTATCTCTTCAAACGGCAGCATAGGCGGATATAGCGGAGGATTATGGAGAAAAGAGTTTTTACTCTCTCTTGAGAAAGAGTAA
- the sppA gene encoding signal peptide peptidase SppA translates to MQSIKNIFSPILAIMKFIQDHFKAMIFLLIVFLIFAPQSNDDLTQNNLQQINLSGPIMEVAEVVKQIDEAASNKFIKGILLNVDSPGGAVAPSIEVAYAIKRAKELKPVVVYASGTIASGSYYASIWANEIIANPGSMVGSIGVIMQGADISELMNKVGVKSQSVQAGKYKKVGASDREWTEYEKNELNKVIYGTYDLFTSDVAAARGLDINKRDTFANAHIFTAHQAKDVGLIDSIGVAYDAKNKLIELSGVTKPKWNEEDKIDKLMKKISAQTAVTLHTYFPALILK, encoded by the coding sequence ATGCAGTCTATAAAAAATATATTTTCTCCGATTTTAGCGATAATGAAATTTATTCAAGATCATTTTAAAGCTATGATTTTTTTACTTATAGTTTTTCTGATTTTTGCACCGCAAAGCAATGATGATTTAACACAAAACAATCTTCAGCAAATAAACCTCTCCGGTCCTATTATGGAAGTTGCAGAGGTAGTAAAACAGATTGATGAAGCAGCATCAAATAAATTTATAAAAGGTATTTTACTAAATGTCGACTCTCCCGGCGGAGCTGTCGCACCGTCAATCGAGGTTGCTTATGCCATAAAAAGAGCAAAAGAGCTAAAACCCGTTGTTGTATATGCGAGCGGAACGATTGCAAGCGGAAGCTACTATGCAAGTATCTGGGCAAATGAGATAATCGCAAATCCCGGCTCTATGGTCGGAAGTATCGGTGTTATTATGCAAGGAGCCGATATAAGCGAGCTTATGAACAAAGTAGGAGTCAAATCCCAAAGCGTTCAAGCAGGAAAATACAAAAAAGTCGGAGCGAGCGATAGAGAGTGGACTGAATATGAAAAAAATGAGTTAAATAAAGTAATATACGGAACATACGACCTCTTTACTTCTGATGTTGCGGCTGCAAGAGGATTGGATATAAACAAAAGAGATACATTTGCAAATGCCCATATATTTACGGCTCACCAAGCAAAAGATGTCGGCCTCATCGACAGTATCGGAGTTGCATATGATGCCAAGAATAAATTGATTGAGCTTAGCGGAGTAACTAAACCGAAATGGAATGAAGAGGATAAGATAGACAAACTGATGAAAAAGATCTCGGCACAGACGGCAGTTACTCTCCATACCTACTTTCCGGCTTTAATACTTAAGTAA
- a CDS encoding metal-dependent hydrolase yields MQIITPNYILTPDTLLSNMSVAFDKTIRKIAPLEELKEEFKDAEVIELKKNSLLMPGLINAHVHIEFSANKTELSYGDFVSWLYSVIENREELVNGCDDKCMAKAIDSMLESGITTFGAISSHGMDLNVCANAPQNVVFFNELIGSQATMADALFGDFLARLDASKSVKREGFYPAVAIHSPYSVHPILIKKALQKVKNENLKLTAHFMESEAERKWLDSSEGDFKGFFEKFLKQNSAVSDSKEFLEHFDGFSTLLTHVVKANDEELKKLSSNRHTVIHCPISNRLLGNATLNIKKLNDNNIRWIVATDGLSSNYKLDLFEEMKMSLFMHSNAPLVKFANALIKSVTINAAEALGINTGAIADGKNADMIVLDLDKEPNDELAVHLILHRYNISKIYINGTLVKCSL; encoded by the coding sequence ATGCAGATAATTACTCCAAACTATATTTTAACGCCTGATACACTACTCTCAAATATGTCGGTTGCCTTTGACAAAACTATTCGAAAAATTGCCCCGCTTGAAGAGCTAAAAGAAGAGTTCAAGGATGCCGAGGTGATAGAACTAAAAAAGAATTCACTTCTAATGCCCGGTCTTATAAATGCTCATGTGCATATAGAGTTTAGTGCAAACAAAACAGAACTCTCTTACGGAGATTTTGTCTCTTGGCTTTACAGTGTCATAGAAAACCGTGAGGAACTTGTAAACGGATGCGATGACAAGTGTATGGCAAAGGCTATTGACTCTATGTTGGAGTCCGGAATTACTACATTCGGTGCTATTAGTTCGCACGGTATGGATTTGAATGTTTGTGCAAATGCTCCTCAAAATGTTGTTTTTTTCAATGAGCTAATCGGTTCGCAAGCAACCATGGCAGATGCGCTTTTTGGCGATTTCTTAGCAAGGCTTGATGCTTCAAAAAGTGTTAAAAGAGAGGGATTTTACCCCGCAGTCGCTATTCACTCGCCATACTCGGTTCATCCGATTTTAATAAAAAAAGCACTCCAGAAAGTAAAAAATGAAAATCTTAAACTCACGGCTCACTTTATGGAAAGTGAAGCTGAAAGAAAATGGCTTGATAGCAGCGAAGGTGATTTTAAGGGATTTTTTGAAAAATTTTTAAAACAAAACTCTGCCGTAAGTGATTCAAAAGAGTTTTTAGAGCATTTTGACGGTTTTAGCACTCTTCTTACACATGTTGTAAAAGCTAATGATGAAGAGTTGAAAAAACTCTCTTCAAATAGACATACAGTCATTCATTGCCCTATTTCAAATAGACTTTTAGGAAATGCTACACTAAATATCAAAAAGCTAAATGACAATAATATAAGGTGGATAGTAGCAACTGACGGACTTAGTTCAAACTATAAACTTGATTTGTTTGAAGAGATGAAAATGTCTCTTTTTATGCACTCTAATGCTCCTCTTGTGAAATTTGCAAATGCTCTTATAAAAAGTGTCACAATTAATGCTGCCGAGGCGCTTGGAATCAATACGGGAGCAATAGCCGATGGGAAAAATGCCGATATGATTGTGCTTGATTTAGACAAAGAACCAAACGATGAGTTAGCCGTTCATTTAATACTTCATAGGTATAATATCTCAAAAATTTACATTAATGGGACATTAGTAAAATGCAGTCTATAA
- the aroQ gene encoding type II 3-dehydroquinate dehydratase — MKLVVIQGPNLNMLGVREQQVYGSMKLEQIHSQMRDFATQSGIEIEFFQSNFEGELVDKIQECYGDASGIIINAAAYTHTSIAIRDAISAVNLPTIEVHISNIHRREEFRKQNMIAPVCTSSIVGFGPFGYHLAMVGMVQIMNEIKAVQEMQKQSQAAQA; from the coding sequence ATGAAATTAGTAGTGATTCAAGGACCAAACTTAAATATGTTGGGAGTAAGAGAACAACAAGTTTACGGTTCAATGAAGTTAGAGCAGATACATTCGCAAATGAGAGATTTTGCAACTCAAAGCGGGATAGAGATAGAGTTTTTTCAAAGTAATTTTGAGGGTGAGTTAGTAGATAAAATTCAAGAGTGTTACGGAGACGCTAGCGGTATTATCATCAACGCAGCGGCATACACCCACACATCAATTGCTATCCGCGATGCAATTTCAGCCGTAAATCTTCCTACTATAGAGGTTCATATAAGCAATATTCATCGTCGAGAAGAGTTTAGAAAGCAAAATATGATTGCTCCCGTCTGTACATCTTCTATAGTAGGATTTGGTCCATTTGGGTATCATCTTGCAATGGTTGGAATGGTGCAAATTATGAATGAGATAAAAGCGGTTCAAGAGATGCAAAAACAGTCTCAAGCTGCCCAAGCATAG
- the folK gene encoding 2-amino-4-hydroxy-6-hydroxymethyldihydropteridine diphosphokinase — MDKSLETFKNLRADYKNSKESSHRYVATVGVGGNVGDVMRRFNRLYSYLKKDKRVDLLQTSLILKNPPFGFVNQDDFFNSIILLGTNMQPKVFLDYLMRLEKKFARKRSFANAPRTLDLDIIFFDNRVVKTPKLQIPHAEWFERKSVLIPLMDIYR, encoded by the coding sequence TTGGATAAAAGTTTAGAAACTTTTAAAAATTTACGCGCAGATTATAAAAACTCCAAAGAGAGTTCGCATAGATATGTTGCTACTGTCGGAGTCGGCGGAAATGTCGGTGATGTAATGAGAAGATTTAACCGCTTATACTCTTATTTGAAAAAAGACAAAAGGGTAGATTTGCTTCAGACATCGTTGATTTTAAAAAATCCTCCTTTTGGTTTTGTAAATCAAGATGATTTTTTTAATTCAATAATTTTACTTGGGACAAATATGCAACCTAAAGTGTTTTTAGACTATTTGATGAGATTAGAGAAAAAATTTGCACGCAAAAGAAGCTTTGCGAATGCTCCAAGGACGCTAGATTTGGATATTATTTTTTTTGATAACAGAGTTGTTAAAACGCCAAAACTTCAAATTCCGCATGCCGAGTGGTTTGAGAGAAAAAGTGTGCTGATACCGTTGATGGATATATATAGATGA
- the flhF gene encoding flagellar biosynthesis protein FlhF: MKILTFTGKTPSEALKKARLDPNYENMLHIDTKEIQKKSLGREAMYEIVMGIETDTAHNTYQKTNGIPKDGKPLTQKSADVLYDISYAAQQISKIADVRDPLHEYQEPKTQTVFEPKELKEIKAEIAKLGDKVKIIQNMFWDEKAPELESHIPAEFAEIYRLASQSGMNREHLDTIMRMTLEHMPFRMRENSETIKRYFQTLLRKMVPVRLESTPSVGNKKVMMLVGPTGVGKTTSVAKLAARYSYLMQKKYKVGLVVLDTYRIGAVEQLMQYARMMKLGIETVVDPIDFASALDSLRYCDYILIDTMGSSPYDKTKIEKIYECLEGNDTKYNIDVVLVMPSSIKYEDLKATYENFSALNIDTLMFTKLDETIGFGNIFSLSYETKKPISYFSVGQEVPEDLVSASSDFLVECLLNGFNRSKT, translated from the coding sequence ATGAAGATATTGACTTTTACTGGAAAAACACCATCCGAGGCTCTCAAAAAAGCCAGATTAGACCCAAATTATGAAAATATGCTTCATATCGACACAAAAGAGATTCAAAAAAAATCACTTGGGCGAGAGGCAATGTATGAGATAGTTATGGGCATAGAAACCGATACCGCGCACAATACATACCAAAAAACGAACGGCATACCAAAAGACGGCAAACCGCTTACCCAAAAAAGCGCCGATGTTTTATATGATATTTCTTATGCGGCACAGCAAATCTCTAAAATTGCGGATGTTAGAGATCCTCTTCATGAGTATCAAGAACCTAAAACACAAACTGTTTTTGAGCCAAAAGAGCTAAAAGAGATAAAAGCAGAAATTGCAAAACTAGGCGATAAAGTCAAAATTATTCAAAATATGTTTTGGGATGAAAAAGCACCTGAGCTGGAGAGCCATATTCCCGCTGAGTTTGCGGAGATTTATCGTCTTGCTTCTCAAAGCGGGATGAATAGGGAACATCTTGATACGATTATGAGAATGACTCTGGAACATATGCCTTTTAGAATGAGAGAAAATTCGGAAACTATAAAAAGGTATTTTCAGACGCTTCTTAGAAAAATGGTGCCTGTCCGGTTGGAGAGCACGCCTTCGGTCGGGAACAAAAAAGTTATGATGTTGGTCGGTCCAACCGGCGTCGGCAAAACAACTTCAGTGGCAAAATTAGCCGCAAGATATTCATATCTTATGCAAAAAAAATATAAAGTCGGTTTAGTCGTGTTAGATACTTATCGTATCGGTGCGGTTGAGCAGTTAATGCAGTACGCAAGAATGATGAAGTTAGGCATTGAAACGGTTGTGGACCCGATAGATTTTGCAAGTGCGCTTGACTCACTTAGATATTGTGATTATATTCTAATCGATACAATGGGATCAAGTCCGTATGACAAAACCAAAATAGAAAAAATTTATGAGTGTTTAGAGGGAAATGATACAAAATACAACATTGATGTCGTTTTGGTTATGCCGAGTTCCATCAAATATGAAGATTTAAAAGCTACATATGAAAACTTTTCAGCTCTCAATATAGACACCCTTATGTTTACAAAATTGGATGAGACTATAGGTTTTGGAAATATATTTTCCCTCTCCTATGAGACAAAAAAACCGATAAGTTATTTCTCGGTCGGGCAAGAAGTTCCGGAGGATTTGGTAAGTGCTAGCAGTGATTTTTTAGTAGAGTGCTTGTTAAACGGCTTCAATAGGAGTAAAACATGA
- a CDS encoding P-loop NTPase: MIGHQAQKLEELVSSSLQKKSKKTRFIAVTSGKGGVGKSTISSNLAYVLSLGGLNVGIFDADIGLANLDVMFNVKIKKNILHVLKGEASVSDILIPITRNLILIPGESGDEILKYSDKALFERFMSEAEVLDKLDIMIIDTGAGIGEHIQMFLDAADDVIVVTVPDPAAITDAYATIKTIATSRNDISLIMNQVKSEKEAIAVYEKIKKVALANIGDKLNLKLIGKINSDIKVSSSVKQRALFAVSYPGSVVHKDIVDIANAINKNLERDVLVTPSESGLSGLFRRLIKHF, from the coding sequence ATGATAGGTCATCAGGCTCAAAAGCTAGAAGAACTTGTTTCATCTTCTTTACAAAAAAAATCTAAAAAAACCCGTTTTATTGCCGTAACAAGCGGAAAAGGCGGTGTCGGAAAGAGTACGATAAGCTCCAATCTGGCTTATGTTCTCTCTCTTGGCGGGCTTAATGTAGGTATTTTTGATGCCGATATCGGTCTTGCAAATTTAGATGTGATGTTTAATGTAAAAATAAAGAAAAATATATTGCATGTACTAAAAGGCGAAGCGAGTGTTTCAGATATTTTGATTCCTATTACAAGAAATCTTATACTTATTCCGGGCGAGAGCGGTGATGAGATACTAAAATATTCAGATAAAGCTTTATTTGAGAGATTTATGAGTGAAGCTGAAGTTTTAGATAAACTAGATATCATGATAATAGACACGGGTGCGGGCATAGGTGAACATATACAGATGTTTTTAGATGCGGCGGATGATGTTATCGTCGTAACGGTACCGGATCCGGCGGCGATAACTGATGCGTATGCCACTATAAAAACAATTGCAACTTCTAGAAATGACATAAGTTTAATAATGAATCAGGTAAAAAGTGAAAAAGAGGCTATAGCGGTATATGAGAAGATAAAAAAAGTAGCTTTGGCAAATATCGGAGATAAATTAAATTTAAAACTAATTGGAAAGATTAACAGCGATATTAAGGTTTCATCCTCGGTAAAACAGAGAGCACTTTTTGCCGTTTCATATCCGGGATCGGTGGTACACAAAGATATAGTCGATATAGCAAATGCAATTAATAAAAATTTGGAACGAGATGTGCTTGTTACACCTAGTGAGAGCGGGTTATCGGGGCTTTTTAGACGCTTGATAAAACATTTTTAA
- a CDS encoding RNA polymerase sigma factor FliA — MITAYTQDLKHKKDELAIQYLPAVKAMAFRLKERLPSSIDYMDLSAIGTEELIKVARRYDESLNDSFWGYAKKRVYGAMLDYLRSLDVLSRSSRKLIKAIDYAVEDYRAIHDEIPSDEELAKILNESVEKIHEARVASSIYTVMPLHDQLQTGDDGASLANIERDELINVIKTVLSQYSEREQLIIQLYYFEELSLKEISEMLNITESRISQIHKSVIHKIKESIGA, encoded by the coding sequence ATGATTACCGCATATACACAAGATCTTAAGCATAAAAAAGATGAACTGGCAATCCAGTATTTACCTGCCGTAAAAGCTATGGCATTTAGGCTAAAAGAAAGGCTTCCCAGCTCTATCGATTATATGGATTTATCGGCTATAGGGACTGAGGAACTTATAAAAGTAGCTCGCAGATATGATGAGAGTTTAAATGACTCATTTTGGGGATATGCCAAAAAAAGAGTTTATGGAGCTATGCTTGATTATTTAAGAAGTTTGGATGTGCTTAGCCGCTCTAGCAGAAAACTGATTAAAGCGATTGATTATGCCGTTGAAGATTATAGGGCTATCCATGATGAAATACCTAGCGACGAAGAGTTGGCAAAGATTTTAAATGAAAGCGTAGAAAAAATACATGAAGCCAGAGTAGCTTCATCAATTTATACGGTGATGCCTCTCCATGATCAGCTTCAGACCGGTGATGACGGTGCATCACTCGCAAATATAGAGAGAGATGAGTTAATAAATGTTATTAAAACAGTGCTTAGCCAATATAGTGAAAGAGAACAGTTAATAATACAACTCTACTATTTTGAAGAATTAAGTTTAAAAGAGATTAGTGAAATGCTAAATATTACAGAATCAAGAATTTCACAAATTCATAAATCGGTAATTCATAAAATCAAAGAGAGTATAGGAGCTTAA
- the fliM gene encoding flagellar motor switch protein FliM codes for MADILSQEEIDALLDVVDDEDGDVFDSGDDSPISQRQVTLYDFKRPNRVSKEQLRAFRGIHDKMARSLASQISSIMRSIVEIQLHSVDQMTYGEFLMSLPNPTSFNVFSIKPLEGSGVIEINPSIAFPMLDRLLGGKGEPFDASREFSDIELSLFETILRVMMSTLKEAWGPVMDIFPNVESKESSPNVVQIVAQNEIVVMVVMEIIIGQSSGMMNICYPVIALEPILPKLASRDLMLNETSTKKSRNTELQVLLGGAKVGIEAILGNVELTLRDILELQNGDIVRLTSPADDIVTLCIDGKERFRGKIGLRRFRKSIQIIEVIDTEKDAVKRALESFETIRREKISGVKDIMFDEEQKLEEE; via the coding sequence ATGGCAGATATACTTTCACAAGAAGAGATAGACGCTCTTTTAGATGTTGTTGATGATGAAGATGGTGATGTCTTTGACAGTGGTGATGATTCGCCTATTTCACAAAGACAGGTAACCCTTTACGATTTTAAAAGACCAAATAGAGTTTCAAAAGAGCAGCTTCGTGCATTTCGCGGTATTCACGATAAAATGGCAAGGTCGTTGGCTTCTCAGATATCTTCCATAATGCGTTCAATTGTCGAGATACAACTTCACTCCGTAGATCAGATGACATACGGCGAGTTTTTAATGTCTCTGCCCAATCCTACAAGTTTTAATGTTTTTTCGATAAAACCGTTAGAGGGAAGCGGCGTTATTGAAATTAATCCGTCTATAGCTTTTCCGATGTTGGACCGCCTATTGGGCGGAAAGGGCGAACCGTTTGATGCAAGCCGTGAATTTTCGGATATAGAACTTAGTCTTTTTGAAACTATTTTAAGAGTTATGATGAGTACTCTAAAAGAGGCTTGGGGACCGGTTATGGATATTTTTCCAAATGTAGAGTCTAAAGAATCAAGCCCGAATGTTGTACAAATTGTTGCTCAAAATGAGATTGTCGTAATGGTTGTTATGGAGATTATTATCGGGCAAAGTTCAGGTATGATGAATATCTGTTATCCCGTAATCGCGCTTGAACCGATTTTGCCGAAATTGGCAAGCAGAGATTTAATGCTCAATGAAACCAGCACAAAAAAAAGTAGAAATACGGAACTTCAGGTGCTTCTTGGCGGTGCAAAAGTAGGGATAGAAGCGATACTTGGAAATGTTGAGTTAACTTTGCGAGATATTTTGGAACTGCAAAACGGCGATATTGTCAGACTTACCAGCCCTGCGGATGATATCGTTACGCTTTGTATTGACGGTAAAGAGAGATTTCGCGGTAAAATCGGGCTTAGAAGATTTAGAAAATCAATTCAAATTATTGAAGTGATTGATACTGAAAAAGATGCAGTAAAAAGAGCATTAGAAAGTTTTGAAACTATAAGACGAGAGAAGATATCAGGCGTTAAAGACATTATGTTTGATGAAGAACAGAAATTGGAAGAGGAGTAG